One Sodalis praecaptivus DNA segment encodes these proteins:
- the rsmB gene encoding 16S rRNA (cytosine(967)-C(5))-methyltransferase RsmB, which produces MKTHYNLRVIAAKAVAQVLDQGQSLGALLPPLQASLNEKDRALLQELCFGIMRVLPQLEWILRQLMEKPLTGKQRPVHYLLMVGLYQLIYTRIPAHAALAETVEGAVALKRPQLKGLINGVLRQFQRQQAALLAEAAQLDIRHLHPSWLQKRILAAWPAQYAQIIDANNQRPPMWLRVNRRHHSRDAYLALLADAAIAAVAHPQLPDAIRLEVPCNVGLLPGFDRGWVTVQDASAQGCALLLAPQDGETILDLCAAPGGKTTHLLEIAPAARVTAVDVDGQRAARIHDNLQRLGMQAEIIIGDGRTPEDWCDNRLFDRILLDAPCSATGVIRRHPDIKWLRRDGDIAELAELQRQILHAAWRILKPGGTLLYATCSILPEENRGQIAAFLAGHPDARLQETGDAAAPGMQCLPSPASGDGFFYAKMIKGTQAP; this is translated from the coding sequence ATGAAAACACACTATAATCTTCGCGTTATCGCCGCCAAGGCAGTAGCGCAGGTGCTGGACCAAGGCCAGTCCCTCGGCGCCCTGTTGCCGCCGTTACAGGCGTCCTTGAACGAAAAGGACCGTGCGCTGCTGCAGGAGCTCTGTTTCGGCATTATGCGCGTCCTGCCGCAGTTGGAATGGATCCTGCGCCAGCTGATGGAAAAACCGTTGACCGGTAAACAGCGGCCGGTTCATTACCTGCTCATGGTCGGTTTGTATCAGTTGATCTACACCCGCATCCCTGCCCATGCCGCGCTGGCGGAGACGGTAGAGGGCGCTGTGGCGCTGAAACGGCCGCAGCTCAAAGGGTTGATTAACGGCGTGTTGCGCCAGTTCCAACGCCAGCAGGCAGCGTTGCTGGCCGAGGCCGCGCAACTGGACATCCGCCACCTGCATCCTTCCTGGCTGCAAAAACGGATCCTGGCCGCCTGGCCGGCGCAGTATGCGCAGATCATCGACGCCAACAACCAACGGCCGCCGATGTGGCTGCGGGTCAACCGCCGGCACCACAGCCGTGACGCCTATCTGGCGCTGCTGGCCGATGCGGCTATTGCCGCCGTCGCGCACCCGCAGTTGCCCGACGCCATCAGGCTGGAGGTACCGTGCAACGTCGGCCTCCTGCCCGGCTTCGATCGGGGCTGGGTAACGGTGCAGGATGCATCGGCACAGGGCTGCGCCTTGCTGCTGGCACCGCAGGACGGCGAGACCATCCTTGATCTGTGCGCCGCTCCCGGCGGCAAGACCACCCATCTTTTGGAGATCGCGCCCGCGGCGCGAGTCACCGCGGTGGATGTGGACGGGCAGCGCGCGGCACGAATCCATGACAATCTGCAGCGGCTTGGCATGCAGGCGGAGATCATCATTGGCGACGGGCGTACGCCGGAAGACTGGTGCGATAATCGGCTTTTCGATCGCATTCTGCTGGATGCGCCCTGCTCCGCGACGGGCGTTATACGCCGGCATCCAGATATCAAATGGCTGCGCCGCGACGGGGATATCGCCGAGCTGGCCGAACTGCAGCGGCAGATCCTGCACGCCGCCTGGCGGATCCTAAAGCCCGGCGGCACGTTGCTGTATGCCACCTGTTCAATTCTGCCGGAGGAAAACCGCGGCCAAATCGCCGCTTTTCTCGCCGGCCATCCTGACGCCCGGTTGCAGGAAACGGGCGATGCCGCCGCTCCCGGGATGCAATGCTTACCGTCGCCGGCGTCGGGCGATGGTTTCTTTTACGCTAAGATGATAAAAGGGACGCAGGCCCCCTGA
- the fmt gene encoding methionyl-tRNA formyltransferase, translating into MSDSLRIIFAGTPDFAARHLDALIRAQHQVVGVFTQPDRPAGRGNRLTPSPVKQLAERHSLPVFQPSSLRKPEGQGWVAALKADIMVVVAYGLILPQAVLDLPRLGCINVHGSLLPRWRGAAPIQRALWAGDDRTGVTIMQMDAGLDTGAMLHKATCAIEPNDTSASLYDKLAQIGPDALLSTLEQLAAGRAAAEPQDNALATYADKLSKDEARLDWCLPAAQLERCIRAFNPWPISYFPLSGQPIKVWAASVDARQTASCAPGTIVAADKAGIHIATGQGMLTLTQLQPAGKKAMPVQDLLNSRREWFIPGTLLD; encoded by the coding sequence GTGTCCGACTCTTTACGTATTATCTTCGCCGGTACGCCGGATTTTGCCGCGCGCCATTTGGACGCGCTGATTCGCGCCCAACATCAGGTGGTCGGCGTTTTCACCCAGCCGGACCGGCCCGCCGGACGCGGCAACCGATTGACGCCCAGCCCGGTCAAGCAGTTGGCGGAGCGGCATAGCCTCCCGGTATTTCAACCTTCTTCGCTGCGCAAACCCGAAGGGCAAGGGTGGGTGGCGGCCCTGAAGGCGGATATCATGGTGGTGGTGGCCTATGGCCTGATCCTGCCTCAGGCGGTCCTGGACCTGCCGCGCCTTGGCTGCATTAACGTTCATGGGTCGCTATTACCGCGATGGCGCGGGGCGGCACCGATTCAGCGAGCATTATGGGCCGGCGACGACCGAACCGGCGTAACGATTATGCAGATGGATGCCGGCCTCGATACCGGCGCCATGCTGCATAAGGCTACCTGTGCTATTGAGCCCAACGACACCAGTGCCTCGCTGTATGACAAATTGGCGCAAATCGGGCCGGACGCCCTACTGTCCACGCTTGAGCAGCTTGCCGCCGGCCGCGCCGCAGCCGAGCCACAAGACAACGCGCTCGCGACCTATGCGGACAAACTCAGCAAAGACGAAGCCCGGCTCGACTGGTGCCTGCCCGCGGCGCAGCTTGAGCGCTGTATCCGCGCCTTCAACCCCTGGCCCATCAGCTATTTTCCGCTGTCGGGGCAGCCAATCAAAGTTTGGGCCGCAAGCGTAGACGCCCGGCAGACGGCGTCATGTGCGCCAGGCACGATTGTGGCCGCGGACAAGGCCGGCATTCACATCGCCACCGGCCAGGGCATGCTAACGCTCACGCAGTTGCAGCCGGCGGGTAAAAAGGCGATGCCGGTTCAGGATTTACTCAATTCACGCCGCGAATGGTTTATTCCCGGTACGCTTCTGGATTAA